The genomic stretch CCCAGATGAGCATCGAGATCGACGACGGCGCAGTCACCTGGCTGGCCCGCTCCGAGACCGGCCTGGACATCCGCACGACCATCCAGCCCTGGAGCGCCGGTAAAGAATGAATTCGCCCGGCCGATAGGAGTGAACCAGATTTCAAGAGGTCGGGCATGGATTGGCAGCAGATCCAGCAGAGTTTTCGTGGCTCCTTCGAGGGCGCGCTCTGGGCCTTCGTCCTGCTGATCCTGCTGGGCATCAGCCTGCCCATCCTTTCCCACATCTGGACCGAACGCTTCCAGCGCTTCCGCAAACTGCGGCGCATCCAGCGCCAGCTCAGCGCCAAGGGCATCAATCCCCAGGAGTGGCGCCTGCTGGAGAGCGCCATCCGCAGCACCTGCCCGGACAACCCCGACCGTCTGCTGGACAGCGTCAGCTTGTTCCACACCTGGGTGGACGGCCTGCCCGACATCGACTCCGCCGAGCCCGAGCTGCTGCAAACCCTGCAGCGCATCAAAGAGATGGCCTACCCGGAGAGTGGCCACGTCTTCGTGCCGCACAGCACGCGCGACCTGAGCCCGGGCGTCAGCCTGAACCTGGTCTTCCACAAGGGTGGCCAGGAGGTGATTCCCTGCATCGTGGTGGAAGTGGGCATGGATGGCCTGCGGCTCAGCCCGCGGGGCTCCCACAGCAGCAAGGGCGCGCCGGGCGAGCAGCTCTCGCTCTTCTATCCGCGCCCGGAGGCCATGTATCACGCCGTCGTCCGCCTCAAGGAGTCCCCGGGCGGCGAACTGCGGGTCACCCACGCCCAGCAGGGGCAGTTCCGCGTCCGCCAGCTGCGCGAGTTCTGGCGAGTGGACGTGGACATGGAAGTGGCCTTCATCGTCATGCAGGAGCCGGGCAAGGTCTACGAGAGCGAGGCCGGCTGGCGGCCGGATCAGCGCCCCGGGCACCTGATCAACCTGTCCGGCAACGGCGCGGCCCTGATCACGCACAACCCGCCGCCCCGGGGTTCGCACATCGCCTTCACGCTCAACCTGCCCTCCAAGACCCTGCACGACCTGCAGGCGGAGGTCCTGCACATCACGGTCAACCGCGAGATCTCGCGCCTGCACCTGGTGTTCCGCAACCTGGACCCGGGCGACCAGGAATTGATCATCCGCAATCTCTTCCTGCTCTACCGCGAGCAGGCCGGCTTCGAGCCGGTGGCCGACAGCGGTCCCGTGCTCTTCCAGACGCGGAGCTGAGCGGCTGTTCGTTGCGCCCGCCGCCCTCGTCGCCGGGCCGCCCGGCGGTCCCGCTCCGGTTTCTGACTCCCTTCCTTAACTCAGTGTCAAGTCGCGGCCCGCGCTCGCTCCGGCAGCCCGGTTCTCGACCGGGTTCCCGCCCGCCGGCCAAATAAGCTCGCTTCCTGATATCATCAGTAATTAGAATAAAACAGAATCAAGTTTCTCTTTTTTGCATCCGTGTTATCGTGTTTGCGCTTGGCACGCTTTTGGCTGGAGCCTGGCCCGACGGACGGAAGTCGGTTAAGTCGTTGAAATTCAACGTCTTTGACTTGGTTTCGCCCTGAGCCCCATTCTTGCTTTCACTTGGGGCTTTTGGTAGGTTGGGCCTTGCTTGTCACTCATCTCACAACCCAAGCCTCTGGAGTGCAGAATGAAGGGTTGGTCCCACATTCATCTCCGCCCGCCGAAATGGCTGGCAGTCATGCTGTTTTCCATCCTCGCCGCTCAGCTGGTCTTTGCCGGCAACACGGGCAAGATCAAGGGCCGGGTGGTGGACTCCGAATCCGGCGAAGGTCTCGCCGGCGCCAACGTGACGGTGTTGGATTCCCAACCCAAGCGCGGCGCCGCCACGGACATCGACGGCAACTTCCTGATTCCCCAGGTGGCCATCGGCCGCTACACCGTGGAGATCAGCTACGCCGGCTACCACACCATCAAGGTCACCGAGGCCGGGGTCAGCAATGACCTGACGACGGACCTCAAGACCATCAAGCTGACGCCAGCCAACATCAAGTTGGAAGACGTGGTGGTGAAGGCGGACCGGAAGCGCATCGACACGGGCAAGGCCGGCCAGACCCTGACGAAGACGTCGGAGGACATCGAGAAAACCTCCGTCACCAACGCCACGGATCTGGTTGCCACCATGCCGGGCTTCAAGGTCGACGACGAGGGCGCCCTGCACGCCCGCGGCGGCCGGGCCGACGAGACCAAATTCGTCATCAACGGCATCGACGCGCGCGATCCGCTGGTGGGCGGCCAGAGCTTCGTCAACCTGGACGTGGCCAACATCGAGAACCTGGACGTGCTCTCCGGCGGCTTCGGCCCCGAATACGGGCAGGCCCAGGCCGCGGTGATCAAGGTCAGCACCCGGGAAGGCGACAAGGACGAATACCACGGCAAGGTGGAATGGCTGACCGACCAGCCCTTCGACAAGTTCTCCTTCAATTCCGACCAGTTCTCCATGAACTGGGGCGGGCCGCTGCCCTTCCAGAGCGCGTTGGAGAAGAACAAGCGCTCCACCTTCTTCTTCAGCGGCCGGGCCTACCTGACCGACACCTACCTGCCCTTCCAGGTGGACCGTGGCAGCTGGGATTACACCAATCTGGGCCTGGACCTGCCGGAACGCCAGAAGAACGAGTACCAGGCCAGCCTGAACCTGGCCTTCCCGCTCTCGGGCG from Candidatus Delongbacteria bacterium encodes the following:
- a CDS encoding PilZ domain-containing protein — translated: MDWQQIQQSFRGSFEGALWAFVLLILLGISLPILSHIWTERFQRFRKLRRIQRQLSAKGINPQEWRLLESAIRSTCPDNPDRLLDSVSLFHTWVDGLPDIDSAEPELLQTLQRIKEMAYPESGHVFVPHSTRDLSPGVSLNLVFHKGGQEVIPCIVVEVGMDGLRLSPRGSHSSKGAPGEQLSLFYPRPEAMYHAVVRLKESPGGELRVTHAQQGQFRVRQLREFWRVDVDMEVAFIVMQEPGKVYESEAGWRPDQRPGHLINLSGNGAALITHNPPPRGSHIAFTLNLPSKTLHDLQAEVLHITVNREISRLHLVFRNLDPGDQELIIRNLFLLYREQAGFEPVADSGPVLFQTRS